One genomic region from Mangifera indica cultivar Alphonso chromosome 17, CATAS_Mindica_2.1, whole genome shotgun sequence encodes:
- the LOC123201168 gene encoding polyadenylate-binding protein-interacting protein 6-like produces MKPGVSSLNPYAEAYVPLCKREAYDRTECTINDSKTGNETAWYTNPIHETQNQHQSKVSLASVAPGDEKGPIPEQSSVKYHPIHDSYGSSSSKQMMDEENDMEMAYLQMTFPGLSDQSLADVYMANKCDLEATIDMLNQLEFDAVESSENLPDSLDIGDVPEYRASSESASLKLKNVVGEASSSSSGSSGPAIPPE; encoded by the exons ATGAAGCCAGGAGTTTCATCTTTAAATCCATATGCAGAAGCATATGTGCCACTTTGTAAAAGAGAGGCATACGATAGAACTGAGTGTACCATTAATGATTCTAAGACTGGCAATGAGACTGCCTGGTATACAAATCCTATACATGAAACACAGAACCAGCATCAGAGCAAGGTTTCTCTGGCTTCTGTTGCACCTGGTGACGAAAAAGGTCCCATTCCTGAACAGTCTAGCGTGAAGTACCACCCTATTCATGATTCTTATGGTTCATCTTCAAGTAAACAGATGATGGATGAGGAAAACGACATGGAGATGGCATATCTGCAGATGACATTTCCTGGTTTATCTGATCAGTCCCTGGCTGATGTCTATATGGCGAACAAGTGTGACTTGGAAGCCACCATTGACATGCTGAACCAACTTGAG TTCGATGCTGTTGAATCTTCCGAAAATTTACCTGACTCTTTGGACATAGGTGATGTTCCAGAATATAGGGCTTCATCTGAGTCTGCATCTTTGAAACTAAAGAATGTAGTAGGTGAAGCTAGTTCCTCGTCATCTGGTTCCTCTGGCCCAGCCATTCCTcctgaatga
- the LOC123200090 gene encoding dnaJ homolog subfamily B member 1-like, with the protein MGMDYYNILKVNKNATDDDLKKAYRKLAMKWHPDKNRDNKKEAEAKFKQISEAYEVLSDPQKRVTYDQYGEEGLKNVPPSGNGGFPFGNGSGSGSKGFNPRNAEDIFAEFFGSSPFEFGAAGGGRSTRFHSDGGGVFGGFGNENIFRSYNEGTAPRKPPPVESKLPCTLEELYSGSTRKMKISRTVVDANGHQTQESEIVTIDVKPGWKKGTKITFPDKGNEQPGQLPADLVFVIDEKPHNLYRRDSNDLIVNQKVTLAEALGGTSVSLTTLDGRNLSIDVTDIISPGYELVVPKEGMPIAKDQGNRGDLRIIFDVKFPTRLTQEQRAGLKRTLGG; encoded by the exons ATGGGAATGGATTATTATAACATATTGAAGGTGAATAAGAATGCAACAGACGACGATCTCAAGAAAGCATACAGGAAATTGGCAATGAAATGGCATCCTGACAAGAACCGCGACAACAAGAAAGAAGCCGAAGCCAAATTTAAGCAGATCTCTGAGGCCTATGAG GTCTTAAGTGACCCTCAAAAGAGAGTGACTTATGATCAGTATGGCGAAGAAGGGTTGAAAAATGTGCCACCATCTGGCAATGGTGGATTCCCCTTTGGTAATGGTAGTGGCAGTGGCTCTAAAGGGTTCAATCCTAGGAATGCAGAAGACATCTTTGCAGAATTTTTTGGCAGTAGTCCTTTCGAATTTGGGGCAGCAGGAGGTGGGAGGTCCACAAGGTTCCACTCTGATGGAGGAGGCGTGTTTGGAGGTTTtggaaatgaaaatatttttcgtTCTTATAATGAGGGGACTGCACCAAGGAAACCACCACCAGTGGAAAGCAAACTACCCTGCACTCTTGAGGAGCTATACTCCGGATCAACAAGGAAAATGAAGATCTCCAGAACAGTAGTTGATGCCAATGG ACATCAAACGCAAGAATCTGAGATAGTAACCATTGATGTGAAGCCTGGATGGAAGAAGGGaacaaaaattacatttccAGATAAAGGAAATGAGCAGCCAGGTCAGCTCCCGGCAGACCTTGTGTTTGTGATTGATGAGAAGCCCCACAATTTGTACAGAAGAGACAGCAACGACCTCATTGTGAATCAAAAGGTGACACTAGCTGAAGCACTTGGGGGTACCTCAGTGAGTCTCACCACACTTGATGGGCGTAATCTCTCAATTGATGTAACCGATATAATAAGCCCTGGTTATGAGCTGGTTGTCCCCAAGGAGGGAATGCCGATAGCAAAGGATCAAGGCAATAGGGGTGATCTAAGAATCATATTCGACGTGAAGTTCCCAACAAGATTAACACAGGAGCAACGAGCAGGACTCAAGCGCACCTTGGGGGGTTGA
- the LOC123200089 gene encoding uncharacterized protein LOC123200089, which produces MSNDLASQSLSMSSNQMGQMEPISIKFDPSIQTGLMGSGTCGSLQQVSVTNAQAAPLGSGYSVSASQQMAVSNMQMGMLLPVSNNHGSEILPMSNQLTFKMEPHSYSLVQQQFVLPNKQMGGLGTMSNNIASQQLSSLNKRKAPVEPVANNSVLQKSLTSNKRVAQPEHRPWLQLTSGSDRRVLQQMQFIANSPGSQNSPALNKKVVPKESTASKPGPRKQSIPKSLNTPLQPSPKVSTESYESVRSKMRESLASALALVSPQQDKSFKEEKNGQNEAENILRKTEENSQTAGSASSASDAVEPVSEEQKETLPSQEDSSAPMCLDNQNASQGYFANENIINGLQMSKSKGQEFQFASFLPDEDVSFSDNFFARDELLQGNGLSWIFEPIQVEVKEIQSAVKEVGGDRDGAEQQSDLSPQILASKIEAELFKLFGGVNKKYKEKGRSLLFNIKDPSNPDLRERVMSGEISPERLCGMSPEELASKELSQWRMAKAEELAQMVVLPDEVDTRRLVKKTHKGEFQVEVEQVDAGSADVSVGVSSLAQVLSKANKKEVSFPSKAVGKKDKSDAAAADKKSNLEDWKGPWSIASPSNEGTDLMEGLMVDNELKDAKFLPPVVSLDEFMESLNKEPPFENLPVDAEKSTATLDGDDSKVDSESKSPVQTPADPVDSTPAKPDNVDLKSTDSKADAKPGDNIVKSETTPSIFVPKGELVWDGLLQLNISAMASVIGIYKSGEKTSGKEWANFLEIKGRVRLEAFEKFLQQLPMSRSRAVMILHFVGKEASPKTEHASLSEVADSYVLDGRVGFAEPAPGTELYLCPPDIKTREMLSRVLPDDQLETISVIDNGLIGVVVWRKAPLTSTISPNSASSHHKHTSKKYYTSSRRHQDKNTNMNVNFTPKSSSISLSRATSVYARSSNNDDDDDDVDVPPGFGPPASRDDDDLPEFNFSGGSTPNPLRGVVGMTHFHPHSQTPSRPVDQMRELIHKYGQPQGSPSLEKRGVGVGIPAWNNNDDDDDIPEWQPQAPQNQPSQYPVQVYQLHSHQQFRQPNVPEMNVMQPQQNASHLWAHGGHYMAPPPVAQAPVCQPSGGAQLYGVGQPEVSWRQDAAKSRGF; this is translated from the exons ATGTCTAACGATCTAGCATCACAATCACTGTCTATGTCAAGCAACCAAATGGGTCAGATGGAAcccatttcaatcaaatttgacCCATCCATACAGACTGGATTAATGGGATCAGGTACCTGTGGTTCGCTACAGCAAGTGTCAGTAACAAATGCGCAAGCTGCACCACTGGGATCAGGTTACAGTGTTTCTGCATCACAACAAATGGCAGTTTCAAATATGCAAATGGGGATGTTGCTGCCCGTGTCGAACAATCATGGGTCTGAGATATTGCCAATGTCAAACCAACTTACCTTTAAAATGGAACCCCATTCATATAGTCTGGTGCAGCAGCAGTTTGTTCTACCAAACAAGCAAATGGGTGGGCTTGGAACAATGTCAAATAATATAGCTTCACAGCAGCTGTCATCATTGAACAAGCGAAAAGCACCTGTTGAGCCAGTGGCCAACAATTCTGTTCTACAGAAGTCATTGACGTCTAATAAGCGGGTGGCACAACCAGAACATAGGCCATGGTTACAGCTAACATCTGGATCTGATAGAAGAGTTCTACAGCAGATGCAATTCATTGCTAACTCTCCAGGATCACAGAATTCACCAGCTCTAAACAAGAAAGTAGTACCAAAGGAATCCACTGCTAGTAAACCTGGGCCACGAAAGCAATCGATCCCGAAAAGTCTAAATACACCTTTGCAACCATCGCCAAAGGTGAGTACTGAGTCATATGAATCTGTGAGGTCAAAGATGAGGGAATCATTAGCGTCTGCACTGGCTTTGGTTTCTCCGCAGCAAGATAAATCATTTAAGGAGGAAAAGAATGGTCAgaatgaagctgaaaatatccTGAGAAAGACAGAAGAGAACTCTCAAACAGCTGGATCTGCATCCTCTGCTTCAGATGCTGTGGAGCCTGTATCTGAAGAGCAAAAGGAAACATTACCTTCTCAAGAAGATTCCTCTGCTCCTATGTGCCTTGATAACCAAAATGCATCTCAGGGGTATTTTGCTAATGAGAACATCATTAATGGTTTGCAGATGTCAAAATCCAAGGGGCAGGAATTTCAATTTGCTAGTTTTTTGCCTGACGAGGATGTTTCATTTAGTGACAACTTTTTTGCCAGAGATGAACTTTTGCAGGGAAATGGGCTCTCTTGGATTTTTGAGCCAATACAGGTTGAAGTAAAGGAGATTCAATCTGCGGTGAAGGAAGTAGGCGGAGATAGAGATGGGGCAGAGCAGCAGTCTGATCTATCTCCCCAAATTTTGGCTTCTAAAATTGAAGCCGAACTTTTTAAACTATTTGGAGGCGTGAATAAGAAGTATAAAGAGAAGGGCAGATCACTTTTATTCAATATAAAGGACCCTAGTAATCCTGATCTGAGGGAAAGAGTTATGTCTGGAGAGATTTCCCCAGAACGCTTATGTGGTATGTCACCGGAGGAACTTGCCTCAAAAGAGCTTTCACAGTGGCGGATGGCAAAAGCAGAAGAGTTGGCTCAAATGGTTGTTTTGCCTGATGAAGTTGATACTCGGCGGTTGGTGAAGAAAACGCATAAGGGTGAGTTCCAAGTCGAAGTTGAACAAGTTGATGCTGGTTCTGCAGATGTATCTGTTGGGGTGAGCTCACTTGCTCAAGTTTTGTCAAAAGCCAACAAGAAAGaagtttcttttccttctaAAGCTGTTGGAAAGAAGGACAAGTCAGATGCTGCAGCAGCTGACAAAAAGAGTAATCTTGAAGACTGGAAAGGTCCATGGTCCATTGCTAGTCCATCAAATGAGGGGACTGATTTGATGGAAGGGCTTATGGTGGATAATGAACTGAAGGATGCAAAATTTCTTCCACCAGTTGTCTCTCTTGATGAATTTATGGAATCACTTAACAAGGAACCACCATTTGAAAATTTACCTGTGGATGCTGAGAAATCAACAGCAACTTTGGACGGGGATGACTCAAAAGTTGATTCTGAATCAAAGTCTCCTGTTCAAACGCCAGCTGATCCTGTTGATAGCACACCGGCTAAACCTGATAATGTTGATTTAAAAAGTACAGATTCAAAGGCTGATGCAAAGCCTGGTGACAACATTGTAAAATCAGAAACTACGCCTTCTATTTTTGTACCCAAGGGTGAGCTTGTTTGGGATGGCTTACTTCAGCTGAATATCTCAGCAATGGCCTCGGTCATAGGCATCTATAAAAG TGGTGAAAAAACTTCTGGGAAGGAGTGGGCCAACTTCCTTGAGATCAAGGGGAGAGTTAGACTTGAAGCATTTGAGAAGTTCCTCCAACAGCTTCCAATGTCCCGGAGTCGGGCTGTAATG ATCCTTCACTTCGTTGGGAAGGAAGCTTCCCCGAAAACCGAACATGCAAGTCTATCTGAG GTGGCTGATTCGTATGTATTGGATGGGAGAGTGGGCTTTGCTGAGCCAGCCCCTGGAACTGAGCTTTATCTCTGTCCACCGGACATTAAGACACGCGAAATGCTGAGCAGAGTCCTCCCTGACGACCAACTTGAGACGATTAGTGTTATTGATAATGGGCTAATTGGTGTTGTTGTATGGAGAAAAGCACCATTAACGTCGACAATATCACCCAACTCAGCTTCTTCGCACCATAAGCACACCTCTAAGAAATACTATACTTCTTCTAGGAGACACCAAGATAAGAATACTAACATGAATGTTAATTTCACACCAAAATCTTCTTCCATTTCCCTGAGCAGAGCAACCTCTGTCTATGCCAGATCATCTAACAAcgacgatgatgatgatgatgttgatgtCCCTCCTGGTTTTGGCCCTCCGGCCAGCCGGGATGACGATGACCTTCCtgagtttaatttttctggTGGTTCTACACCAAACCCCCTTCGGGGTGTAGTAGGAATGACACATTTTCACCCACATTCTCAGACCCCATCTCGTCCTGTAGATCAGATGAGGGAGCTTATACACAAATATGGACAGCCCCAGGGTTCTCCCTCTTTAGAGAAAAGAGGTGTTGGGGTTGGAATTCCGGCATGGAATAAcaatgatgacgatgatgacaTTCCAGAGTGGCAGCCACAGGCTCCACAAAACCAGCCTTCTCAATACCCAGTACAAGTCTATCAATTGCATTCTCATCAACAATTTCGCCAACCAAATGTTCCCGAAATGAATGTAATGCAGCCTCAACAAAATGCATCTCATTTATGGGCACATGGTGGCCACTACATGGCTCCGCCACCAGTGGCCCAGGCCCCTGTTTGTCAGCCCAGTGGAGGAGCGCAACTTTACGGCGTGGGGCAGCCAGAGGTGTCCTGGCGGCAAGATGCTGCCAAGAGCAGGGGCTTTTGA
- the LOC123200755 gene encoding E3 ubiquitin-protein ligase At1g63170-like has translation MDVPSLELNTESQTDTFPLLMERPDTVSSSDHVIDMPIADASPTISSHDRTSNHLDSLQREDRSSASVRTPISQPATSNGSNNRNFSFVRRGDARRRRSPLNSGLWISVELVLTVSQIIASVVVLSVSRDEHPRAPLIQWIVGYASGCVATLPLLYWRYRQSNHVSDPDSVQSRNGSARVNVPGGPLAMVSRNSEGEDQRAAVTSHRGGENTLLSARFKVLVEYFKMALDCFFAVWFVVGNVWIFGGHSSATDAPNLYRLCIVFLIFSCIGYAMPFILCATICCCLPCIISVLGLREDLSQTRGATAESIDALPTYKFKLKKTRSGNDRDNSSGSGEGGIVAAGTEKERAISGEDAVCCICLAKYANNDELRELPCSHFFHKECVDKWLKINASCPLCKSDVGETVLGSIAGTSASILGTLSGSNDSQRRGDRRAGNGSITTVL, from the exons ATGGATGTTCCTTCATTGGAACTAAATACTGAAAGTCAAACCGATACTTTCCCATTATTAATGGAGCGGCCAGATACTGTTAGCAGTAGCGATCATGTTATTGATATGCCAATTGCTGATGCATCACCTACAATTTCATCTCATGATAGAACTTCTAATCACTTGGATTCTTTGCAGCGAGAAGACAGATCTTCTGCTAGTGTTAGAACTCCTATTTCTCAACCGGCAACTTCGAATGGATCAAACAACAGAAACTTCTCATTTGTGAGGAGAGGGGATGCCCGTCGTCGCAGGAGTCCACTAAATTCCGGTTTATGGATTTCTGTCGAACTAGTTCTTACTGTGAGTCAAATTATTGCATCTGTTGTTGTCTTGTCTGTGTCTAGAGATGAGCATCCACGTGCACCTTTGATTCAATGGATTGTGGGTTATGCCTCTGGATGTGTTGCCACCCTCCCCCTTCTATATTGGCGTTATCGTCAAAGTAATCATGTTTCTGATCCAGACTCAGTGCAATCTCGTAATGGTTCAGCTCGTGTTAATGTTCCTGGTGGACCCTTGGCTATGGTTTCTAGAAATTCAGAAGGGGAAGATCAACGGGCTGCTGTTACATCACATAGAGGTGGAGAAAATACATTACTTAGTGCGAG ATTCAAGGTACTAGTGGAGTACTTCAAAATGGCTTTGGATTGTTTTTTTGCTGTTTGGTTTGTGGTTGGCAATGTTTGGATATTTGGGGGGCATTCATCCGCCACAGATGCTCCAAACTTGTACAG GTTATGTATAGTGTTCCTTATTTTTAGCTGTATTGGATACGCCATGCCGTTTATTCTTTGTGCTACAATTTGCTGTTGCTTGCCTTGTATAATTTCTGTCCTTGGGTTAAGAGAGGATCTGTCACAGACCAGAGGGGCTACAGCAGAATCAATAGATGCTTTACCTACATACAAGTTTAAGTTGAAGAAAACTAGAAGTGGTAATGATAGAGACAACAGCTCAGGTTCTGGTGAGGGTGGCATTGTGGCTGCAGGTACAGAAAAGGAGCGTGCTATTTCTGGTGAAGATGCG GTTTGTTGCATTTGTTTGGCAAAATATGCAAACAATGATGAGTTAAGAGAGTTGCCATGTTCTCACTTTTTCCACAAGGAGTGTGTGGATAAGTGGCTGAAGATTAATGCTTCATGTCCTCTTTGCAAGAGCGATGTTGGTGAAACAGTTCTGGGTTCAATCGCGGGCACAAGCGCTAGTATCTTGGGAACGCTCTCAGGAAGTAATGACAGCCAGCGAAGGGGTGACAGGAGAGCGGGCAATGGCTCGATAACAACTGTGTTGTAA
- the LOC123200796 gene encoding serine/threonine protein phosphatase 2A 57 kDa regulatory subunit B' kappa isoform-like — MLKQFFSKLPKKTLKPDSPELNRSNSGSFSTNNSNTTATTGTTAGSGTHKTNGGDKSSSGRSNSVKRTSSAVFPASVVAGIEPLIPFKDVPNAEKMNLFVSKVSLCCVTFDFTDPTKNCVEKDVKKRTLIELLDFVASGSMRFSEPAILAMCRMCAVNLFRVFPPNYRSSSHQGGGENDDDEPMFDPAWPHLQIVYELLLKFITSSCLDTRIVKRYVNHSFILRLLDLFDSDDPRERDCLKTILHRVYGKFMVHRPFIRKSISNIFYRFVFETEKHNGIAELLEISGSVITGFTLPLKEEHKIFLRRVLIPLHKPKSLGSYFQQLSYCIMQFIEKEPKLASVVINGLLKYWPITNSQKEVMFLVELEEILEAINMVEFQKVMVPLFWRIGCCINSFHFQVAERALFLWNNDQIVNLIVHNRQVVLPILFPALEKNAQSHWNPAVLNLTLSVRNMFSEMDDALYMSCHTHFREEEARLIFAADKRKEAWERLERAASRHPIAGNTAVLVTPLATSIAC; from the exons aTGCTGAAGCAATTTTTCAGTAAGCTTCCGAAAAAAACATTGAAACCGGACTCGCCTGAGTTGAATCGTTCAAACTCGGGTTCCTTTTCTACCAACAACAGTAACACAACAGCAACAACGGGAACAACCGCTGGTTCTGGGACACACAAAACTAACGGCGGAGATAAATCTTCAAGTGGGCGATCGAATAGTGTGAAGCGGACGTCCTCAGCAGTGTTTCCCGCCAGCGTGGTGGCTGGAATCGAGCCGTTGATTCCATTCAAAGATGTGCCCAATGCAGAGAAGATGAATTTGTTTGTGAGTAAAGTGAGCCTTTGTTGTGTCACGTTTGATTTCACTGACCCAACTAAGAATTGTGTGGAAAAAGATGTTAAAAAGCGGACTTTGATTGAGCTTTTAGACTTCGTAGCATCTGGGTCTATGAGATTTAGCGAGCCTGCTATCTTGGCAATGTGTAGAATGTGTGCTGTTAATTTGTTTAGAGTTTTCCCGCCTAATTATAGGTCAAGTTCTCATCAAGGTGGTGgtgaaaatgatgatgatgaacctATGTTTGATCCTGCGTGGCCACATTTACAAATTGTGTATGAATTGTTGCTTAAGTTCATTACATCTTCATGTCTTGATACTAGAATTGTGAAAAGATATGTAAACCACTCGTTCATTTTGAGACTGCTTGACTTATTTGATTCAGATGACCCAAGAGAAAGGGATTGCTTAAAGACTATTTTGCATAGGGTTTATGGGAAGTTTATGGTTCACAGGCCATTTATCCGAAAGTCTATAAGTAATATCTTTTATCGGTTTGTTTTTGAGACTGAAAAGCATAATGGGATTGCGGAGTTGCTGGAGATTTCTGGGAGTGTAATTACTGGGTTCACATTGCCTTTGAAAGAGGAGCATAAGATTTTCTTGAGGAGGGTTTTGATTCCTCTGCATAAGCCCAAGTCTCTGGGGTCATACTTCCAACAGCTATCTTACTGTATTATGCAGTTTATAGAAAAGGAGCCAAAGTTGGCAAGTGTTGTGATAAATGGGTTATTAAAATACTGGCCAATAACTAACAGCCAGAAGGAGGTGATGTTCCTTGTTGAGTTAGAAGAGATCTTGGAAGCAATTAACATGGTGGAATTTCAAAAAGTCATGGTTCCATTGTTCTGGCGGATTGGGTGCTGCATTAACAGTTTTCACTTCCAG GTGGCTGAAAGGGCCCTTTTCTTGTGGAACAACGATCAAATCGTCAACTTGATAGTACATAACCGGCAGGTGGTTTTGCCAATCTTATTTCCGGCTCTAGAGAAAAATGCCCAAAGCCATTGGAACCCAGCAGTGTTGAACCTCACTCTGAGTGTAAGAAATATGTTCTCAGAGATGGATGATGCACTGTACATGTCTTGCCACACACACTTTAGGGAAGAAGAAGCTAGGCTAATCTTTGCAGCCGACAAACGGAAGGAAGCATGGGAACGACTGGAAAGAGCTGCCAGTCGCCACCCTATAGCTGGAAATACAGCTGTTCTGGTAACACCTTTAGCAACCTCAATTGCCTGTTAA
- the LOC123200157 gene encoding cyclin-A2-2-like isoform X2, with protein MQNMNKENATAAKVEEPTSRITRARAKALGISGGVLPSAKPTFKLEEQRAHKVNSKRAAGENKASMTATSGLHHKRRAVLKDVTNISENANINCNNFAKVQVTACGPPKKMAKVAADVSVETLPAEDDVKSKLAEELSKIRMVEPQEISLPVTLKEREPVKLSICHNTDDCGEADMILSEDASKKPTRPLNTEENKLCQDLQSDDPCIINIDANLKDPRVCSLYAPDIYNRIHVKEQDITPNMRGILIDWLVEVSEEYKLVPDTLYLTVDLIDRFLSQNYIQKQKLQLLGVTCMLIASKYEEICAPRVEEFCFITDNTYTKREVLEMESRVLNFLHFQLSVPTTKTFLRRYIQAAQASYKVSCLELEFLANYLAELTLVEYDFLKFLPSLVAASAVFLARWTLNQSEHPWNPTLEHYTRYKASELKCTVLALEDLQMNTNGCSLNAIREKYRQQKFKKVATLSPTERVESLFRR; from the exons ATGCAAAATATGAATAAAGAAAATGCAACTGCTGCCAAAGTTGAAGAGCCTACTTCAAGAATCACAAGAGCACGAGCTAAAGCCTTGGGGATCTCAGGAGGGGTATTGCCCTCTGCAAAACCTACCTTTAAACTAGAGGAGCAGCGTGCTCATAAAGTGAATTCCAAAAGAGCAGCCGGCGAGAACAAAGCTTCTATGACTGCTACCTCTGGCCTGCATCATAAAAGAAGGGCAGTGCTTAAAGATGTAACTAACATCAGTGAAAATGCAAACATCAACTGCAACAATTTTGCTAAAGTTCAG GTGACTGCCTGTGGTCCTCCAAAGAAGATGGCAAAGGTGGCTGCAGATGTCTCTGTAGAAACTCTACCTGCTGAAGATGATGTGAAGTCAAAGTTAGCTGAAGAGTTATCCAAAATAAGGATGGTGGAACCACAAGAAATCAGCCTGCCAGTTACActgaaagaaagagagccaGTCAAACTGAGCATTTGTCACAACACTGATGATTGTGGCGAAGCAGATATGATTCTTTCAGAAGATGCTTCTAAGAAACCTACAAGGCCTCTAAACACAg AAGAAAACAAGTTGTGCCAGGATCTGCAATCAGATGATCCATGcattattaatattgatgcaAACTTGAAGGATCCTCGAGTATGCAGCTTGTATGCTCCTGATATATACAACAGAATACATGTCAAAGAG CAAGATATCACTCCAAACATGCGGGGAATTCTGATTGATTGGCTTGTGGAG GTTTCTGAAGAATATAAATTGGTTCCAGACACACTATACCTCACAGTGGATCTAATTGATCGGTTTCTCTCCCAAAATTATATACAGAAACAAAAACTACAGCTTCTTGGTGTCACTTGCATGCTAATTGCCTC AAAGTACGAAGAGATCTGTGCACCACGAGTGGAAGAATTTTGCTTCATCACAGATAATACTTACACAAAAAGAGAG GTGTTGGAGATGGAGAGCCGAGTTTTGAATTTCTTGCACTTTCAATTATCAGTCCCCACCACAAAAACATTTCTCAG gaGATACATTCAGGCAGCACAGGCTTCTTATAAG GTTTCCTGTCTGGAACTTGAATTCTTGGCAAATTATCTAGCAGAGTTGACTCTTGTTGAATATGACTTCCTAAAGTTTCTTCCTTCCCTCGTCGCTGCATCTGCAGTTTTCCTTGCCAGATGGACCCTCAATCAATCAGAGCACCCATGG AATCCAACCCTGGAGCACTATACTCGTTATAAGGCATCAGAATTGAAATGTACAGTTCTAGCATTAGAAGATCTGCAGATGAACACTAATGGTTGCTCGCTCAACGCGATACGCGAAAAGTACAGACAGCAAAAG TTCAAGAAAGTGGCAACTTTGAGCCCAACAGAGCGAGTCGAATCACTCTTCCGAAGATGA
- the LOC123200157 gene encoding cyclin-A2-1-like isoform X1, with amino-acid sequence MQNMNKENATAAKVEEPTSRITRARAKALGISGGVLPSAKPTFKLEEQRAHKVNSKRAAGENKASMTATSGLHHKRRAVLKDVTNISENANINCNNFAKVQVTACGPPKKMAKVAADVSVETLPAEDDVKSKLAEELSKIRMVEPQEISLPVTLKEREPVKLSICHNTDDCGEADMILSEDASKKPTRPLNTEENKLCQDLQSDDPCIINIDANLKDPRVCSLYAPDIYNRIHVKELDQRPKTTYMENLQQDITPNMRGILIDWLVEVSEEYKLVPDTLYLTVDLIDRFLSQNYIQKQKLQLLGVTCMLIASKYEEICAPRVEEFCFITDNTYTKREVLEMESRVLNFLHFQLSVPTTKTFLRRYIQAAQASYKVSCLELEFLANYLAELTLVEYDFLKFLPSLVAASAVFLARWTLNQSEHPWNPTLEHYTRYKASELKCTVLALEDLQMNTNGCSLNAIREKYRQQKFKKVATLSPTERVESLFRR; translated from the exons ATGCAAAATATGAATAAAGAAAATGCAACTGCTGCCAAAGTTGAAGAGCCTACTTCAAGAATCACAAGAGCACGAGCTAAAGCCTTGGGGATCTCAGGAGGGGTATTGCCCTCTGCAAAACCTACCTTTAAACTAGAGGAGCAGCGTGCTCATAAAGTGAATTCCAAAAGAGCAGCCGGCGAGAACAAAGCTTCTATGACTGCTACCTCTGGCCTGCATCATAAAAGAAGGGCAGTGCTTAAAGATGTAACTAACATCAGTGAAAATGCAAACATCAACTGCAACAATTTTGCTAAAGTTCAG GTGACTGCCTGTGGTCCTCCAAAGAAGATGGCAAAGGTGGCTGCAGATGTCTCTGTAGAAACTCTACCTGCTGAAGATGATGTGAAGTCAAAGTTAGCTGAAGAGTTATCCAAAATAAGGATGGTGGAACCACAAGAAATCAGCCTGCCAGTTACActgaaagaaagagagccaGTCAAACTGAGCATTTGTCACAACACTGATGATTGTGGCGAAGCAGATATGATTCTTTCAGAAGATGCTTCTAAGAAACCTACAAGGCCTCTAAACACAg AAGAAAACAAGTTGTGCCAGGATCTGCAATCAGATGATCCATGcattattaatattgatgcaAACTTGAAGGATCCTCGAGTATGCAGCTTGTATGCTCCTGATATATACAACAGAATACATGTCAAAGAG CTTGACCAAAGACCTAAAACTACTTACATGGAAAATTTGCAGCAAGATATCACTCCAAACATGCGGGGAATTCTGATTGATTGGCTTGTGGAG GTTTCTGAAGAATATAAATTGGTTCCAGACACACTATACCTCACAGTGGATCTAATTGATCGGTTTCTCTCCCAAAATTATATACAGAAACAAAAACTACAGCTTCTTGGTGTCACTTGCATGCTAATTGCCTC AAAGTACGAAGAGATCTGTGCACCACGAGTGGAAGAATTTTGCTTCATCACAGATAATACTTACACAAAAAGAGAG GTGTTGGAGATGGAGAGCCGAGTTTTGAATTTCTTGCACTTTCAATTATCAGTCCCCACCACAAAAACATTTCTCAG gaGATACATTCAGGCAGCACAGGCTTCTTATAAG GTTTCCTGTCTGGAACTTGAATTCTTGGCAAATTATCTAGCAGAGTTGACTCTTGTTGAATATGACTTCCTAAAGTTTCTTCCTTCCCTCGTCGCTGCATCTGCAGTTTTCCTTGCCAGATGGACCCTCAATCAATCAGAGCACCCATGG AATCCAACCCTGGAGCACTATACTCGTTATAAGGCATCAGAATTGAAATGTACAGTTCTAGCATTAGAAGATCTGCAGATGAACACTAATGGTTGCTCGCTCAACGCGATACGCGAAAAGTACAGACAGCAAAAG TTCAAGAAAGTGGCAACTTTGAGCCCAACAGAGCGAGTCGAATCACTCTTCCGAAGATGA